The window GTAATGAGGCTTTAGCCATGTTGGATTTAATCTTCCAGTTTCGGTGGTGGAGAATCGTCCGGAATTTTTACATGAACCTGGATGATACGTCGACTGTCGGCCATGGCAACTTTAAATAGGTAACCTTCGATTTCAATGGTTTCCCCGCGCGCCGGCAGGTGGCCGAAGGCCTGCATCACCAGACCGCCGATGGTATCGACCTCGTCGTCGCTGAAGTGGGTGCCGAAGGCTTCGTTGAAGTCTTCGATCGGCGCCAGCGCGCGCACGGTGTACATGTGGCGGCTGAGCTGGCGGATATCCAGATCGTCTTCGTCGTCGTATTCGTCTTCGATCTCTCCGACGATCAGTTCCAGGATATCTTCGATGGTGACCAGGCCGGACACGCCGCCGAATTCGTCAATGACAATCGCCATGTGATAGCGCTGGGAGCGGAACTCTTTCAGCATCCGGTCGACGCGCTTGCTTTCCGGCACCACCACCGCGGTGCGCAGCACCTTGTCGATGCTGAACGGCTCGGAGTCTGCGCGCATGAACGGCAGCAGATCCTTGGCCATCAGGATGCCTTCGATGTGATCTTTGTCTTCGCTGATCACCGGGAAGCGCGAGTGGGCGGAGTCGATAATCACGTCCAGGCACTCTTCCAGCGTCTGGTTGCGCTTGAGCGTCACCATCTGGGAGCGGGGGATCATGATGTCGCGCACGCGCTGCTCGGCGATATCCATCACGCCTTCCAGCATGTCGCGGGTATCGGGATCGATCAGGTCGTTTTGTTCGGAATCGCGGATCAGCTCGACCAGATCGCCACGGTTTTTGGGCTCGCCGTGGAACAGCTGGTTAAGGATAAGAGTAAAGAACCCCTTCTTGGGACTGGGGCTGTCATTGCTTTGTGAATGGTCGTCGCTCATGGCGTTTTCGTTACTGTCACTCATGTCAGAGTTAAGGGGCGTCAGCGACAGCCCCGCAGAGGGGCTGTAGGGTAAACGGCTGACGTCAGACGGGGTCTTTTTCCGCCAGGTACGGATCAGGATAGCCCAGTCCGTGCATGATTTCGGTTTCCAAAGACTCCATTTCTTCGGCTTCATCGTCTTCGATGTGGTCATACCCTAGCAGATGGAGGCTGCCGTGGACAACCATATGCGCCCAGTGGGCCTCCAGCGTTTTGCCTTGCTCAATCGCTTCCTGCTCAACCACCTGACGGCAGATGATCAGATCGCCGAGCAGCGGCAGCTCGATGCCCGGCGGGGCTTCGAACGGGAAAGAGAGCACGTTGGTCGGCTTGTCTTTGCCGCGGTAGGTCAGGTTCAGCTCGTGGCTTTCCGCTTCGTCCACCAGACGCACGGTCACCTCGGCCTCTTCCTGAAATTGCGGCAGCACGCCTTCCAGCCAGCGCTGGAAGGTGGCCTCGTCCGGCAGGCCGTCGCTGCTTTCACAGGCAATCTGCAAATCCAAAATCACCTGGCTCATGGTGTCTCCTGCTCGGAGGCGGCGAGCGCCTCGCGCTTACGTTGTTCGGCAATCGCGTCTTTGCGTTTCTGTTCGGCCGCTTCCCAGGCCTCATAGGCGATGACCACGCGAGCCACCACCGGGTGGCGCACCACGTCTTCGCTGTGGAAGAAGTTGAAGCTCAGCTCCTCCACGTCCGATAGCACTTCCACCGCGTGGCGCAGGCCGGATTTCTGGTTGCGCGGCAGGTCGATCTGGGTGACGTCGCCGGTGATGACCGCCTTCGAGTTGAAGCCGATGCGCGTCAGGAACATCTTCATCTGCTCGATGGTGGTGTTCTGGCTCTCATCCAGGATGATAAAGGCGTCGTTCAGCGTGCGGCCGCGCATATAGGCCAGCGGCGCGACTTCGATCACGTTGCGCTCAATGAGTTTCTCCACGCGCTCGAAGCCCAGCATTTCGAACAGGGCGTCGTACAACGGGCGCAGATAAGGGTCGACCTTCTGGCTCAGATCGCCCGGCAGGAAGCCCAGCTTTTCGCCGGCTTCGACCGCGGGGCGGGTCAGCAGTATGCGGCGAATTTCCTGGCGTTCCAGCGCATCCACCGCAGCGGCGACCGCCAGGTAGGTTTTGCCGGTGCCGGCCGGGCCGATGCCGAAGGTGATGTCGTGATCGAGAATGTTGGCGATGTACTGCGCCTGGTTAGGCGTGCGCGGTTTCACCATGCCGCGCTTGGTTTTAATGGTGACCGCCTTGCCGTAATCCGGCACGCTGTCGGCCACCTGTTCCAGCACCCGGCTCTCTTTGATCGCCAGATGGATTTGCTCCGGATCGATATCCGGGATCACGCCGCGAATCGGCGCGGTATCCACGTACAGATGGCGCAGGATATCGGCGGCGGCGACCACGCACAGGTTCTTGCCGACCAGCTTGAAACGGTTGTCGCGGCGATTGATTTCGATGCCCAATCGGCGCTCGAGTTGTTTGATGTTGTCATCAAACGGGCCGCACAGGCTGAGCAAACGCTTGTTGTCTGCGGGCTCTAACAAAATTTCTTGTGTTGCGACGTTCAAACTATTCCTCTAGGTCACATCGGGCCTGGTTGATGTCACATAGCGCGTCCGGGACGCGCGCGTTCAGGGCGAGCCTGAATACTCTCTTTCTTGAATTATTCATGGTGCGCCGCAACGGCGCAAGTTTACCGCTGATCTATCTGTGCGCCGTCGGCGGAATTCAAGGGAAGATCAGGAAAAAACGCGGCGGGGCGCAAAGCCCGCCGCGTCATCACAGGACAAGACCGCTGGGAATCAGTTCTTTTTCACGAATTCGGACTTCAGTTTCATCGGGCCGAAACCGTCGATTTTGCAGTCGATGTTGTGATCGCCTTCCACCAGACGAATGTTTTTCACCTTGGTGCCGATCTTCAGCATCGAGGAGCTGCCTTTGACCTTCAGGTCTTTGACCACGGTGACCGCATCGCCGTCCGCCAGCAGGTTGCCATTGGCGTCTTTGACGATCAGCGCATCCTGATCTTCCGCCGGGGCGCTGTCGCTCCACTCGTGGGCGCACTCAGGGCAAATGAACAGGGCATTGTCCTGGTAGGTGTATTCGGAGTTGCACTTCGGGCAGTGTGGGAGTTGCATGTTATGTCGCCTCTTCAACAATAAAAAATAGAAAAAAGAACATCACCGGGCGCGGACGCCCGGCGGAGAAACGGTAAGGAATAGCGTGAATGGGCGGCGATAAGGCGGCCGCCGCGGCGTCAGGGCTGGTAAATGCCGACGCCCAGCGCGTTTTCTTTGCGGGTACGGGCGATCACCGACTGCGGGGATTCATGTACGCGCAGATCCATCTGCTGTTCGGTGCGCACCACTGCGCCACGCAGGGTGTTGGTCAGCACCTCGGTAATTTCCACGTCGACAAACTGGCCGATCATGTCAGGCGTGCCTTCGAAGTTTACCACACGGTTGCATTCCGTGCGCCCGGCCAGTTCCATCACGCTTTTGCGCGAGGTGCCTTCCACCAGAATACGCTGGACGGTGCCGAGCATGCGGCGGCTGAACTGCAGCGCCTGCTGGTTGATGCGATCCTGCAGAATGTACAGCCGCTGCTTTTTCTCTTCTTCGCTGACGTCGTCAACCATGTCCGCCGCCGGCGTACCGGGGCGCGACGAATAGATGAAGCTGAAGCTGACGTCGAAGTTGACGTCGGCGATCAGGTTCATGGTCTGTTCGAAGTCGGCCTGGCTC of the Serratia marcescens subsp. marcescens ATCC 13880 genome contains:
- the corC gene encoding CNNM family magnesium/cobalt transport protein CorC (CorC(YbeX) belongs to the Cyclin M Mg2+ Exporter (CNNM) family, and was characterized as belonging to a set of three proteins, at least one of which must be present for CorA to function.), yielding MSDDHSQSNDSPSPKKGFFTLILNQLFHGEPKNRGDLVELIRDSEQNDLIDPDTRDMLEGVMDIAEQRVRDIMIPRSQMVTLKRNQTLEECLDVIIDSAHSRFPVISEDKDHIEGILMAKDLLPFMRADSEPFSIDKVLRTAVVVPESKRVDRMLKEFRSQRYHMAIVIDEFGGVSGLVTIEDILELIVGEIEDEYDDEDDLDIRQLSRHMYTVRALAPIEDFNEAFGTHFSDDEVDTIGGLVMQAFGHLPARGETIEIEGYLFKVAMADSRRIIQVHVKIPDDSPPPKLED
- the ybeY gene encoding rRNA maturation RNase YbeY, with amino-acid sequence MSQVILDLQIACESSDGLPDEATFQRWLEGVLPQFQEEAEVTVRLVDEAESHELNLTYRGKDKPTNVLSFPFEAPPGIELPLLGDLIICRQVVEQEAIEQGKTLEAHWAHMVVHGSLHLLGYDHIEDDEAEEMESLETEIMHGLGYPDPYLAEKDPV
- a CDS encoding PhoH family protein, with the translated sequence MNVATQEILLEPADNKRLLSLCGPFDDNIKQLERRLGIEINRRDNRFKLVGKNLCVVAAADILRHLYVDTAPIRGVIPDIDPEQIHLAIKESRVLEQVADSVPDYGKAVTIKTKRGMVKPRTPNQAQYIANILDHDITFGIGPAGTGKTYLAVAAAVDALERQEIRRILLTRPAVEAGEKLGFLPGDLSQKVDPYLRPLYDALFEMLGFERVEKLIERNVIEVAPLAYMRGRTLNDAFIILDESQNTTIEQMKMFLTRIGFNSKAVITGDVTQIDLPRNQKSGLRHAVEVLSDVEELSFNFFHSEDVVRHPVVARVVIAYEAWEAAEQKRKDAIAEQRKREALAASEQETP
- a CDS encoding zinc ribbon domain-containing protein YjdM; amino-acid sequence: MQLPHCPKCNSEYTYQDNALFICPECAHEWSDSAPAEDQDALIVKDANGNLLADGDAVTVVKDLKVKGSSSMLKIGTKVKNIRLVEGDHNIDCKIDGFGPMKLKSEFVKKN